From the genome of Variovorax sp. RA8, one region includes:
- a CDS encoding response regulator transcription factor: MSDRRAENPRRRVSSQGPALAAPLAGQECAAEARSAVAVVVGVASPALACSLESLVDGTEGLVFRGSAPTTDRLLACCMEAGDCIALVDPALGPQGLRAFMQLLRMMAAGVRVVVISDMHSPHMLREAIRWGASGFVEREAPPAEIRAALVAAARSQRYLSPRMAEDLADSFVLRELTPRESRALAVLTHGDCNKLISSLHPNWR; the protein is encoded by the coding sequence ATGAGCGATCGGCGTGCCGAAAACCCCCGCCGCAGAGTGTCGTCCCAGGGTCCGGCTCTCGCCGCGCCGCTCGCGGGCCAGGAATGCGCGGCGGAGGCCCGCAGCGCAGTGGCGGTCGTAGTCGGCGTCGCCTCGCCCGCGCTGGCGTGCAGCCTCGAATCGCTGGTGGACGGCACCGAAGGCCTGGTTTTCAGGGGCTCGGCGCCCACCACGGACCGCCTGCTCGCCTGCTGCATGGAGGCCGGGGACTGCATCGCGCTGGTGGATCCGGCGCTCGGTCCGCAGGGGCTGCGCGCATTCATGCAGTTGCTGCGCATGATGGCGGCCGGGGTGCGCGTCGTGGTCATCAGCGACATGCATTCGCCGCACATGCTGCGGGAGGCGATCCGCTGGGGCGCCAGCGGTTTCGTCGAAAGGGAGGCCCCGCCCGCCGAGATCCGCGCCGCACTGGTCGCGGCTGCCCGGTCGCAACGCTACCTTTCGCCGCGGATGGCGGAGGACCTGGCCGATTCTTTCGTACTGCGGGAGCTGACGCCCCGCGAGAGCAGGGCGCTGGCAGTCCTCACGCACGGCGACTGCAACAAGCTCATCAGTTCACTGCACCCGAACTGGCGCTGA
- a CDS encoding UbiA family prenyltransferase yields the protein MTAPLPLYVDLDGTLIATDSLHESLLKLVRVSPRALLSLPLWLLRGRAALKREVARRTRLDVRTLPYRPEVLDFVRRARESGRRTILATASDARMARRVADHLGLFDAVLASDGERNVKGANKLAAILRDTRGMGFSYAGDHAADLEVWRGSKAAVVVSRSGALARRAAGLTEVEAVIKPRRAGLGRYFQGLRPHQWLKNVLIFLPLMPVLHDLTQALMVDAVLAFLAFSLMASGIYVLNDLLDLESDRRHHRKRRRPFAAGDISSATGLAMSIGLGVASLALSAALLPPSFVAVLLLYAALTTAYSVFLKRRAVVDVFSLAALYTIRVAAGTQATGQPLSFWILSFSLFIFLSLALAKRYVELTSAAGDAVQLKRDRGYQPGDATFVLCTGVAAGQMSAVLLSLYLQDQQLLARYQEPTWLWILIPVFLFWTVRIWLKAIRGALHEDPVVFAARDWVSRLAVGIGAAALWMAH from the coding sequence ATGACCGCGCCGCTGCCGCTCTATGTCGATCTCGATGGCACGCTGATCGCCACCGACTCCCTGCACGAGTCGCTGCTCAAGCTGGTACGGGTCTCTCCGCGCGCGCTGTTGTCGCTGCCGCTGTGGCTGCTGCGCGGGCGGGCCGCGCTCAAGCGCGAGGTGGCTCGGCGCACGCGCCTGGACGTCCGCACCCTGCCGTACCGGCCGGAGGTGCTCGATTTCGTACGCCGCGCCCGAGAATCGGGCCGGCGCACCATCCTGGCCACGGCCAGCGACGCGCGCATGGCGCGGCGTGTCGCCGACCACCTGGGCCTGTTCGACGCGGTGCTGGCCTCGGACGGCGAGCGCAACGTCAAGGGTGCGAACAAGCTGGCGGCCATTCTGCGCGACACGCGCGGCATGGGCTTCAGCTATGCCGGCGACCACGCCGCGGACCTGGAAGTCTGGCGCGGCTCGAAAGCCGCCGTGGTGGTCAGCCGCTCCGGCGCCCTGGCGCGGCGCGCGGCCGGACTCACGGAAGTGGAGGCGGTGATCAAGCCGCGCCGCGCGGGGCTTGGCCGCTATTTCCAGGGCCTGCGCCCTCACCAGTGGTTGAAGAACGTGCTGATCTTCCTGCCGCTGATGCCGGTGCTGCACGACCTCACGCAGGCGCTGATGGTCGACGCCGTGCTCGCCTTCCTCGCCTTCAGCCTGATGGCCTCGGGCATCTACGTGCTCAACGATCTGCTGGACCTGGAGTCGGACCGGCGCCACCACCGCAAGCGACGGCGGCCCTTCGCAGCCGGCGACATCTCGTCGGCCACCGGGCTCGCGATGTCGATCGGACTGGGCGTCGCGTCGCTGGCCTTGTCCGCGGCGCTGCTGCCCCCGTCCTTCGTGGCCGTGCTGCTGCTCTACGCGGCGCTGACCACCGCCTATTCGGTGTTCCTCAAGCGGCGCGCGGTGGTGGACGTGTTCTCGCTGGCCGCCCTCTACACGATCCGCGTGGCGGCCGGCACGCAGGCGACGGGCCAGCCGCTCTCCTTCTGGATTCTTTCCTTCTCGCTCTTCATCTTCCTCAGCCTCGCGCTGGCCAAGCGCTACGTGGAGCTCACCTCCGCCGCCGGCGATGCCGTCCAGCTCAAGCGCGACCGCGGCTACCAGCCGGGCGATGCGACCTTCGTGCTGTGTACCGGCGTCGCGGCCGGGCAGATGTCCGCCGTGCTGCTGAGCCTCTATCTGCAGGACCAGCAGCTGCTGGCGCGCTACCAGGAGCCGACCTGGCTGTGGATCCTCATCCCCGTGTTCCTGTTCTGGACCGTGCGCATCTGGCTCAAGGCGATCCGCGGCGCGCTGCACGAGGACCCGGTGGTCTTCGCGGCGCGCGACTGGGTCAGCCGCCTGGCGGTCGGCATCGGCGCGGCCGCGCTGTGGATGGCGCACTAG
- a CDS encoding fumarylacetoacetate hydrolase family protein encodes MKLVRYGNPGKEKPGLVDDNGQLRDLSAVVKDIGPEQLGDATLAKLRKIKLDKLPLVRGKPRFGCPVAQVGKFIAIGLNYADHAAESGLPIPAEPVVFMKANSCVQGPNDPVMLPKNSVKSDWEVELGVVIGATARYVSQKSALECVAGYCVINDVSEREYQIERGGTWDKGKGCDTFGPIGPWLVTRDEVPNPQKLSMWLDLNGKRMQTGNTRTMIFNVAKIVSYVSQFMTLVPGDVITTGTPPGVGLGMKPPLYLKKGDVMTLGIEGLGEQRQEVIGFKA; translated from the coding sequence ATGAAACTCGTTCGCTATGGCAACCCCGGCAAGGAGAAGCCCGGGCTGGTCGACGACAACGGGCAGCTGCGCGACCTGAGCGCGGTCGTCAAGGACATCGGCCCCGAGCAGCTCGGCGATGCCACGCTGGCCAAGCTGCGCAAGATCAAGCTCGACAAGCTGCCGCTGGTCAGGGGCAAGCCGCGCTTCGGCTGCCCGGTGGCGCAGGTTGGCAAGTTCATCGCGATCGGGCTCAACTACGCCGATCACGCAGCCGAGTCGGGCCTGCCGATCCCGGCCGAGCCCGTGGTCTTCATGAAGGCCAACAGTTGTGTGCAGGGCCCGAACGATCCCGTCATGCTGCCCAAGAATTCGGTCAAGAGCGACTGGGAGGTGGAGCTGGGCGTGGTGATCGGCGCGACCGCACGCTATGTTTCGCAGAAGAGCGCGCTGGAGTGCGTGGCCGGCTACTGCGTGATCAACGACGTGAGCGAGCGCGAGTACCAGATCGAGCGCGGCGGAACCTGGGACAAGGGCAAGGGCTGCGACACCTTCGGCCCCATCGGCCCCTGGCTGGTGACGCGCGACGAGGTGCCCAACCCGCAGAAGCTGTCGATGTGGCTGGACCTCAACGGCAAGCGCATGCAGACCGGCAACACCAGGACCATGATCTTCAACGTCGCCAAGATCGTGAGCTACGTGAGCCAGTTCATGACGCTGGTGCCCGGCGACGTGATCACCACAGGCACGCCGCCCGGCGTGGGGCTGGGCATGAAGCCGCCGCTCTACCTGAAGAAGGGCGACGTGATGACGCTGGGGATCGAGGGGCTGGGCGAGCAGCGGCAGGAAGTGATCGGCTTCAAGGCCTGA
- a CDS encoding DMT family transporter, with protein MTFATFSLIFTGVLLNSAAQLMLKAGARALGPVAIGSGSSLFAAGWNAATQPWILVGLCCYFVSAGLWVLALTRVDVTVAYPMLSMGYVIAALLAWHFFGEALTASRILGIAIILVGVVVLGRG; from the coding sequence ATGACCTTCGCCACGTTTTCGCTCATCTTCACGGGCGTGCTGCTGAATTCGGCAGCGCAATTGATGCTCAAGGCAGGTGCGCGGGCCCTGGGCCCCGTGGCGATCGGCAGCGGCAGCTCCTTGTTCGCGGCCGGCTGGAATGCCGCCACCCAGCCCTGGATCCTGGTGGGCCTGTGCTGCTACTTTGTCAGTGCGGGGCTCTGGGTCCTGGCCCTGACGCGGGTGGACGTGACCGTCGCCTACCCGATGCTCTCGATGGGCTACGTGATCGCGGCGCTCCTGGCCTGGCACTTCTTCGGCGAGGCGCTGACCGCCTCGCGGATCCTGGGCATCGCCATCATCCTGGTGGGTGTCGTGGTTCTGGGGCGTGGCTGA
- a CDS encoding response regulator transcription factor encodes MATEQPVVFVVDDDVAMREALQDLLASVGMDVRVFASTQEFMQSQRPDAPGCLVLDVRLPGASGLTFQEELPRAGVDLPVIFITGHGDIPMTVRAMKAGAVEFLGKPFRDQELLDAIDAAIERNRAQRGERALVAQLRQRFATLTQREREIMALVSAGHVNKQIAADLGISEATVKVHRGQIMRKMQTRSLAQLVRIADMLGLADPRPQLGPTRAGGGA; translated from the coding sequence GTGGCCACCGAGCAGCCCGTCGTCTTCGTCGTCGATGACGACGTGGCGATGCGCGAGGCGCTGCAGGATCTCCTCGCCTCCGTCGGCATGGACGTGCGCGTTTTCGCCTCGACGCAGGAATTCATGCAGTCGCAGCGGCCGGACGCACCCGGCTGCCTGGTGCTCGACGTGCGGCTGCCCGGTGCGAGCGGCTTGACCTTCCAGGAAGAGCTCCCGCGAGCAGGCGTCGATCTGCCGGTGATCTTCATCACCGGCCACGGGGACATACCGATGACGGTGCGCGCCATGAAGGCGGGCGCCGTCGAGTTCCTGGGCAAGCCCTTCCGCGACCAGGAGCTGCTCGATGCGATCGACGCCGCGATCGAGCGGAACCGGGCGCAGCGCGGCGAGAGGGCGCTCGTCGCTCAGCTGCGGCAACGCTTCGCCACGCTCACCCAGCGGGAGCGCGAGATCATGGCGCTGGTGAGTGCCGGGCACGTGAACAAGCAGATCGCGGCCGACCTGGGCATCAGCGAAGCAACCGTGAAGGTCCACCGCGGGCAGATCATGCGCAAGATGCAGACGAGATCCCTGGCGCAGCTCGTGCGCATCGCCGACATGCTCGGCCTTGCCGATCCGAGACCCCAGTTAGGCCCCACTAGAGCCGGCGGCGGCGCCTAA
- a CDS encoding LysR family transcriptional regulator, which produces MNDKNIELLWTHLHWLTVLEQQGSFTAAAARLGVSKAAMSQRIAELERAAGVALVRRTTRSVRLTEAGQRLVDDTRAPFEQIAHSFAGVRDLAGVPRGLLRVTAPVAFARQQLVPRVADFLRANTEVRLALDLSDRLSALAVEGFDLAIRHAASVPDTHVAWRLCATRSVLVASRAYLRRRPAPQTPQALSQHDCLHYPRAQDQPAWTLESSSGHRAVERVTIPVAGPFAANNSEALRDAALAGLGIALVPDFSAQGALQAGKLVQVLPQWTPVGAFAEQLYAVRPYASHVPRAVTVFVAWLRESLKDGFAA; this is translated from the coding sequence ATGAATGACAAAAATATCGAGCTGCTCTGGACCCATCTCCACTGGCTGACCGTGCTGGAGCAACAGGGCAGCTTCACGGCCGCCGCCGCCCGCCTGGGCGTGAGCAAGGCGGCGATGAGCCAGCGCATCGCCGAACTGGAGCGCGCGGCCGGCGTGGCGCTGGTACGCCGCACCACCCGCAGCGTGCGCCTGACCGAGGCCGGCCAGCGGCTGGTGGACGACACGCGCGCGCCCTTCGAGCAGATCGCCCACAGCTTCGCCGGCGTGCGCGACCTGGCGGGCGTGCCCCGCGGCCTCCTGCGGGTGACCGCGCCGGTGGCCTTCGCGCGCCAGCAACTGGTGCCGCGGGTGGCTGATTTCCTGCGCGCGAATACCGAGGTGCGGCTGGCGCTGGACCTGTCGGACCGGCTCAGCGCGCTGGCGGTGGAAGGCTTCGACCTCGCGATACGGCATGCGGCCTCGGTGCCCGATACGCACGTCGCCTGGCGGCTGTGCGCCACGCGCTCGGTGCTGGTCGCGAGCCGGGCGTACCTGCGCCGCCGCCCCGCGCCACAGACGCCACAGGCGCTGTCGCAACACGACTGCCTGCACTACCCGCGCGCGCAGGACCAGCCGGCGTGGACGCTGGAGTCATCGAGCGGCCACCGCGCGGTCGAACGCGTCACGATCCCGGTCGCCGGCCCCTTCGCCGCCAACAACAGCGAGGCCCTGCGCGATGCGGCGCTGGCCGGGCTGGGCATCGCGCTGGTGCCGGACTTCAGCGCCCAGGGCGCGCTGCAGGCCGGCAAGCTGGTGCAGGTGTTGCCGCAGTGGACGCCGGTGGGTGCTTTTGCCGAGCAGCTCTATGCGGTGCGGCCCTATGCGAGCCATGTGCCGCGGGCGGTGACGGTGTTCGTGGCGTGGTTGAGGGAGTCGTTGAAGGACGGGTTCGCTGCCTGA
- a CDS encoding response regulator transcription factor, producing the protein MPNTEQETRVRDKPTVAIVDDDASVRDTTKDLLDSAGVSCATFDSAESFLQSKGTCAVRCLVADMRMPGMSGLDLYRHLASCGARIPTVLVTAYADEQACVQALETGVTCFLTKPFRPEDLLACIETALRESNPA; encoded by the coding sequence ATGCCCAACACCGAACAAGAAACCCGGGTACGCGACAAGCCGACCGTAGCGATCGTGGACGACGATGCGTCGGTTCGCGACACCACGAAGGACCTGCTCGACTCCGCCGGCGTGTCCTGCGCCACCTTCGACTCGGCCGAGAGTTTCCTGCAATCGAAGGGCACATGCGCCGTCCGTTGCCTGGTTGCCGACATGCGCATGCCGGGCATGTCGGGGCTCGACCTGTACCGCCACCTGGCCTCCTGCGGCGCCCGGATTCCCACGGTCCTGGTCACGGCCTACGCCGACGAACAGGCGTGCGTGCAGGCCCTGGAGACCGGCGTGACCTGCTTCCTCACAAAGCCCTTCCGTCCGGAAGACCTCCTCGCCTGCATCGAAACCGCCCTGCGCGAAAGCAATCCCGCGTGA
- a CDS encoding PAS domain S-box protein, which produces MTEPKVEETLPRPPSQPFERQAETLLREHSNLLDLTNDAMFVRDMGASITYWNRGAEKMYGWTAEEALGRSAPELLKTSSAVPLEQIESRVLRTGRWEGELVHHRRDGTPVVVESRLALQRDARGEPVAVLATNTDITQHKRAEEARQDLEEQWRAAFEANPTMYFIIDAGGAILSVNPVGAEQLGWRVSQLIGQPVIDLFHEADRDFVQGNADEAFRQPGRVMRWKARKVRKDGTVLWVRESANAVLLRGGPVLLAACEDITERKHAEDALRESEERFRTLVMFSFDVYWESDAQHRFARQEYSARFDRAPAAGSEIGKTRWEVPYLEPDEEAWRQHRAALDAHVPFRDFELARATSDGGVRHVSVSGLPMFDDAGGFTGYRGVGRDVTERKRAEDTLREHLGFLESMNRVNCAMQGTNDLEKMMSDVLDAVLDIFACDRAWLTYPCDPGADSWHAVMEQTRPEFPGAFSLGAELPLDADVATVFRTARNASGAVPFGEGCELQVPARLAESFSIRSVLAMALYPKGDQPYLFGLHQCSRPRTWTAQERRLFEEIGHRLSDALTSLLMFRSLRESEYLTRQVFECASDGVAVIGRDCRYQRVNEVYGRNWKMPADAIVGMHVADLLGTDLFERAVKPSLDRCFAGEQFTFAEWCTTELGRVYLSVSYSPLQLGSEGLASALVIMRDLTHHVLASEALREAQAALARVNRVTTLGVLAASIAHEVNQPLGAMVASAGSCARWLAARPPELEKAQRSLERIARDGKRAGEVIDRIRALVMRQPPRRDRVDLNQVVLDVIAFTRDQMRRNDIAIQSTLAEGLPPVWGDRVQIQQVVLNLIVNAIEAMTAPGDRSRQLAIGASAAEGGVCVEVRDSGPGIAPDISDKLFEPFHTSKAQGIGMGLSISRSIIEAHGGRLWTEPNLPRGAVFRFSLPTGQREP; this is translated from the coding sequence ATGACGGAACCTAAAGTTGAGGAAACGCTGCCGCGCCCGCCGTCGCAGCCTTTCGAGCGGCAGGCGGAGACCTTGCTGCGCGAGCATTCCAACCTGCTGGATCTGACCAATGACGCCATGTTCGTGCGCGACATGGGGGCATCGATCACTTACTGGAATCGCGGCGCCGAGAAGATGTACGGATGGACGGCCGAAGAGGCGCTCGGGCGGTCCGCGCCCGAGCTGCTGAAGACCTCCTCCGCCGTGCCGCTGGAGCAGATCGAATCGCGGGTGCTGCGCACCGGGCGATGGGAAGGCGAGCTGGTGCATCACAGGCGCGACGGAACGCCGGTGGTCGTCGAGAGCCGCCTGGCACTTCAGCGAGACGCGCGGGGCGAGCCGGTGGCGGTCCTGGCGACCAATACCGACATCACGCAGCACAAGCGGGCCGAGGAGGCACGGCAGGACCTGGAGGAGCAATGGAGAGCTGCCTTCGAAGCCAATCCCACGATGTACTTCATCATCGATGCGGGCGGCGCGATCCTGTCGGTGAATCCCGTAGGCGCGGAGCAGCTGGGTTGGCGCGTGAGCCAGCTGATCGGCCAGCCGGTGATCGACCTGTTCCACGAAGCCGATCGGGACTTCGTCCAGGGAAACGCCGACGAGGCGTTCCGACAGCCCGGCCGCGTCATGCGCTGGAAGGCGCGCAAGGTCCGCAAGGACGGCACGGTGCTCTGGGTCCGGGAGTCTGCGAACGCAGTCCTGCTGCGCGGCGGCCCGGTGCTGCTCGCGGCCTGCGAGGACATCACCGAGCGCAAGCATGCCGAGGACGCGTTGCGCGAGAGCGAGGAGCGCTTTCGCACGCTGGTGATGTTCTCCTTCGACGTGTACTGGGAGAGCGACGCCCAGCATCGCTTCGCCCGCCAGGAGTATTCGGCCAGGTTCGACCGCGCGCCGGCGGCGGGCTCGGAGATCGGCAAGACGCGATGGGAGGTGCCCTATCTGGAGCCGGACGAGGAGGCCTGGCGCCAGCACCGCGCCGCGCTCGATGCCCATGTTCCATTCCGCGACTTCGAGCTCGCCCGGGCGACGTCCGACGGCGGCGTACGCCATGTGTCGGTATCGGGGCTGCCGATGTTCGACGACGCGGGGGGCTTCACGGGCTATCGGGGCGTCGGGCGGGACGTCACCGAGCGCAAGCGTGCCGAAGACACGCTGCGCGAGCACCTGGGTTTCCTGGAAAGCATGAACCGCGTCAACTGCGCGATGCAGGGGACCAACGACCTCGAGAAGATGATGAGCGATGTGCTCGATGCCGTCCTCGACATCTTTGCCTGCGACCGGGCGTGGCTCACCTATCCCTGCGATCCGGGAGCCGACTCCTGGCACGCGGTGATGGAGCAGACGCGGCCCGAGTTCCCCGGCGCTTTCAGCCTCGGCGCCGAGCTGCCCCTCGATGCGGATGTCGCAACGGTGTTCCGGACCGCGCGCAACGCGAGCGGCGCCGTTCCCTTCGGCGAAGGTTGCGAGCTCCAGGTGCCGGCACGGCTCGCGGAAAGTTTCAGCATCCGATCCGTGCTCGCCATGGCGCTGTACCCCAAGGGCGACCAGCCCTACCTCTTCGGGCTGCACCAGTGCTCGCGCCCGCGCACCTGGACGGCGCAGGAGAGGCGGCTGTTCGAGGAGATCGGCCATCGCCTTTCCGACGCGCTCACCAGTCTTCTCATGTTCCGCAGCCTGCGCGAAAGCGAGTACTTGACGCGGCAGGTTTTCGAGTGCGCCTCCGATGGCGTGGCCGTGATCGGCCGGGATTGCCGCTACCAACGGGTCAACGAGGTCTACGGCCGCAATTGGAAGATGCCGGCCGACGCCATCGTCGGCATGCATGTCGCCGATCTGCTCGGGACCGACCTCTTCGAGCGTGCCGTGAAGCCGAGCCTCGACCGCTGCTTTGCCGGCGAGCAGTTCACGTTCGCGGAATGGTGCACTACCGAACTGGGGCGCGTCTACCTGTCGGTGTCCTACTCGCCGCTGCAGCTCGGCTCGGAGGGCTTGGCGTCTGCGCTCGTGATCATGCGCGATCTCACGCATCACGTCCTGGCATCGGAAGCCCTGCGAGAGGCTCAGGCAGCGCTTGCGCGGGTCAACCGTGTCACCACGCTCGGCGTGCTCGCGGCTTCGATCGCCCACGAGGTCAACCAGCCGCTGGGAGCCATGGTCGCGAGCGCCGGGTCCTGCGCGCGCTGGCTCGCGGCCCGGCCACCCGAGCTCGAAAAGGCGCAGCGCTCGCTCGAACGCATCGCCCGGGACGGAAAGCGCGCGGGCGAGGTCATCGACCGCATCCGAGCGCTGGTCATGCGCCAGCCGCCGCGACGGGACCGCGTCGACCTCAACCAAGTCGTCCTCGACGTGATCGCATTCACGCGCGACCAGATGCGCCGCAATGACATCGCGATCCAGAGCACGCTTGCCGAGGGCCTGCCGCCCGTGTGGGGCGACAGGGTGCAGATCCAGCAAGTGGTGCTGAACCTGATCGTCAACGCCATCGAGGCCATGACCGCTCCCGGCGATCGCTCGCGACAGCTGGCCATCGGCGCGAGCGCAGCGGAGGGTGGGGTGTGCGTCGAGGTGCGCGACTCGGGCCCGGGCATCGCGCCTGACATTTCCGACAAGCTCTTCGAGCCCTTCCACACGTCCAAGGCGCAGGGCATCGGCATGGGGCTTTCGATCAGCCGGTCGATCATCGAGGCCCATGGCGGCCGGCTCTGGACCGAGCCGAACCTGCCGCGCGGCGCCGTGTTCCGGTTTTCGCTGCCGACGGGGCAACGGGAGCCGTAG
- a CDS encoding CoA-acylating methylmalonate-semialdehyde dehydrogenase: protein MTKQPSTPTPIAHFIGGQRAGGASERAQDVFNPATGAVTGRVSLAGRADVDTAVAAARAAFPAWADTPPIRRARVMFKFLELLNKHRDELARLITAEHGKVFTDAQGEVARGIDIVEFACGIPQLLKGDYTDQVSTGIDNWTTRQPLGVVAGITPFNFPVMVPMWMFPVAIAAGNSFILKPSPIDPSPSLRIAELLKEAGLPDGVFNVVQGDKEAVDGLLEHPDVKAISFVGSTPIANYIYETGARLGKRVQALGGAKNHMVVMPDADLEQAVDALIGAGYGSAGERCMAISVAVLVGDVADKLVPMLAERARTLKVLDGSNLEAEMGPIVTRAAHERITGYIALGEKEGAKLVYDGREFDGKKAGEGCGNGFWMGGTLFDHVTPEMRIYKEEIFGPVLSCVRVHDLKEAVDLVNAHEFGNGVACFTRDGNVAREFSRRIEVGMVGINVPIPVPMAWHGFGGWKRSLFGDMHAYGEEGVRFYTRQKSIMQRWPESTPKGAEFVMPTAK, encoded by the coding sequence ATGACCAAGCAGCCTTCGACCCCCACGCCCATCGCGCACTTCATCGGCGGCCAGCGCGCCGGCGGCGCCTCCGAGCGTGCGCAGGACGTCTTCAACCCCGCCACCGGCGCCGTGACCGGCCGCGTCTCGCTCGCCGGCCGCGCCGACGTGGATACGGCCGTCGCCGCTGCCCGCGCCGCCTTCCCGGCCTGGGCCGACACGCCGCCGATCCGGCGCGCACGGGTCATGTTCAAGTTCCTGGAACTGCTCAACAAGCACCGCGACGAGCTGGCCCGGCTGATCACCGCCGAGCACGGCAAGGTCTTCACCGACGCGCAGGGCGAGGTGGCGCGCGGCATCGACATCGTCGAATTCGCCTGCGGCATCCCGCAGCTGCTGAAGGGCGACTACACCGACCAGGTCTCCACCGGCATCGACAACTGGACGACGCGCCAGCCGCTGGGCGTAGTCGCGGGCATCACGCCGTTCAACTTCCCGGTGATGGTGCCGATGTGGATGTTCCCGGTCGCGATCGCGGCGGGCAACAGCTTCATCCTCAAGCCCAGCCCGATTGACCCCAGCCCGTCGCTGCGCATCGCCGAGCTGCTGAAGGAGGCGGGCCTGCCCGATGGCGTGTTCAACGTGGTGCAAGGCGACAAGGAAGCAGTCGACGGGCTGCTGGAGCACCCGGACGTGAAGGCGATCAGCTTCGTCGGCTCCACCCCGATCGCCAATTACATCTACGAGACCGGCGCACGCCTCGGCAAGCGCGTACAGGCGCTGGGCGGCGCCAAGAACCACATGGTGGTGATGCCCGATGCCGACCTGGAGCAGGCGGTGGACGCGCTGATCGGCGCGGGCTACGGCTCGGCCGGCGAACGCTGCATGGCGATCAGCGTCGCCGTGCTGGTGGGCGACGTGGCCGACAAGCTGGTGCCGATGCTGGCCGAGCGCGCCCGCACCCTGAAGGTGCTCGACGGCTCGAACCTCGAAGCCGAGATGGGCCCGATCGTGACGCGTGCCGCGCACGAGCGCATCACCGGCTACATCGCGCTGGGCGAGAAGGAAGGCGCCAAGCTGGTTTACGACGGCCGCGAGTTCGACGGCAAGAAGGCTGGCGAAGGGTGCGGCAACGGCTTCTGGATGGGCGGCACCCTCTTCGACCATGTCACGCCCGAGATGCGCATCTACAAGGAAGAGATCTTCGGCCCGGTCCTCTCGTGCGTGCGCGTGCACGACCTCAAGGAGGCGGTGGACCTCGTCAACGCCCACGAGTTCGGCAACGGCGTGGCCTGCTTCACCCGCGACGGCAACGTGGCACGCGAGTTCTCGCGGCGCATCGAGGTGGGCATGGTGGGCATCAACGTGCCGATCCCCGTGCCCATGGCCTGGCACGGCTTCGGCGGCTGGAAGCGCTCGCTGTTCGGCGACATGCACGCCTACGGCGAGGAAGGCGTGCGCTTCTACACGCGGCAGAAATCGATCATGCAGCGCTGGCCGGAAAGCACGCCCAAGGGCGCCGAGTTCGTGATGCCGACGGCGAAGTAG